Proteins from a single region of Dyadobacter fanqingshengii:
- a CDS encoding shikimate kinase, whose product MKNVILVGMMSSGKSTLGKKLARLLNYKFVDLDKLIEKDQQSDIPTLFAQKGEHYFREVESRLLKEQGLQQGIVLASGGGTPCFHDNMSFIKEMGISVFLDVPAANLAKRIRSHGKDDRPILSGAASLEETLQSKISERLPFYNQADIVIKGEVEASHLLEILHPLL is encoded by the coding sequence ATGAAGAATGTCATATTAGTCGGTATGATGTCGTCCGGCAAATCGACATTGGGTAAAAAGCTGGCAAGGCTGCTTAATTACAAATTTGTTGACTTGGATAAGTTAATTGAGAAAGACCAGCAAAGTGACATTCCAACCTTATTTGCCCAAAAGGGTGAACATTATTTCCGTGAAGTGGAGAGCCGTCTGCTAAAAGAGCAGGGCTTACAGCAAGGCATTGTGCTGGCATCCGGCGGCGGCACACCTTGTTTTCATGATAATATGTCTTTTATCAAGGAAATGGGTATTAGCGTTTTCCTGGATGTTCCCGCCGCTAATCTTGCCAAAAGGATCCGCAGCCACGGCAAAGACGACCGCCCTATCCTCTCAGGAGCAGCGTCTCTTGAAGAAACATTACAAAGCAAAATCAGCGAACGACTGCCATTTTATAACCAGGCAGACATTGTGATCAAAGGCGAGGTTGAAGCCAGTCATTTACTGGAAATACTTCACCCACTGTTATAA
- a CDS encoding lactonase family protein yields the protein MKKVALFAGLAALGAVPAIAQSPINFNARGLVVVSDADMAASALVDGKLLRDNTAKDLLTTIKFPVERGSKGLGSALVSNSALASGKTLAVPTTGTLAYVLDSRLRPEDGVAEYKDPFAEFPAGEKLFVVDITNLAAPKAKFGFPVGKKPNAIDVNKNELILSTNDVGKELVFIEAGPDGKPARFLNLPAAIDTASKIIDITWHPSGDFIAFTLDNSNEVGLYKVIREAGKLKNVELVGKPVKVGTEPSFGKFSADGKHYFVLDTKSATPGKGAGEGEILVVNFSMDGAIEHKVAAQVPAGTNTGSFAISPDGSMLVTVNAGKSGSPWTEAGSGTGASLTLYKVAANTGALTKVADYPFEGIYPQSVAFDKDGSNIAVSVFEYLAYGTGNGGIEFWTVAKGDSPSLKKQEATISVGKGAHTLRVIP from the coding sequence ATGAAAAAAGTCGCATTATTTGCTGGTTTGGCAGCGCTGGGAGCAGTTCCTGCGATTGCTCAATCACCCATTAACTTCAATGCCCGGGGTTTGGTAGTTGTTTCGGATGCCGATATGGCGGCATCGGCACTCGTTGATGGGAAGTTGTTAAGGGATAATACTGCAAAAGATCTTCTGACTACAATTAAATTTCCGGTTGAGCGCGGCAGTAAAGGGCTGGGAAGCGCGCTTGTGTCGAACTCTGCGCTGGCATCAGGAAAAACATTAGCCGTTCCCACCACAGGAACGCTCGCTTACGTGCTCGATAGCAGGTTACGCCCGGAAGATGGCGTCGCTGAATATAAAGACCCTTTTGCGGAATTCCCCGCTGGCGAAAAATTATTCGTTGTGGACATTACCAATCTTGCTGCGCCAAAGGCAAAGTTTGGTTTTCCGGTTGGCAAAAAACCGAATGCAATAGATGTGAACAAAAATGAGCTGATCCTTTCCACGAATGATGTAGGAAAAGAGCTAGTTTTCATCGAAGCAGGACCCGACGGCAAACCCGCCCGTTTCCTGAATTTACCGGCTGCTATCGACACAGCCAGTAAAATTATTGACATTACCTGGCATCCGTCGGGCGATTTCATTGCTTTCACACTTGACAACTCGAACGAGGTGGGGCTTTATAAGGTGATCCGCGAAGCAGGCAAATTGAAGAATGTGGAATTGGTAGGAAAGCCTGTAAAGGTTGGGACAGAACCTTCTTTTGGTAAGTTCTCCGCGGATGGAAAACATTATTTCGTGCTGGATACCAAGTCTGCAACGCCCGGTAAAGGGGCAGGGGAAGGTGAAATACTGGTCGTCAATTTCTCAATGGACGGCGCAATCGAGCATAAGGTGGCTGCGCAAGTTCCTGCCGGAACCAATACAGGCTCATTTGCGATCAGCCCGGACGGTTCTATGCTTGTGACTGTGAATGCGGGTAAAAGCGGTTCTCCCTGGACAGAAGCAGGCTCGGGGACGGGCGCTTCGCTAACATTATATAAGGTGGCGGCGAACACTGGTGCATTGACCAAGGTAGCCGACTATCCGTTTGAAGGAATTTATCCGCAAAGCGTGGCGTTTGATAAGGATGGTTCAAACATTGCCGTGTCCGTTTTTGAATATCTTGCGTATGGCACAGGCAATGGCGGAATTGAGTTTTGGACGGTCGCGAAAGGCGATTCGCCTTCGCTCAAAAAGCAGGAAGCAACGATCAGCGTGGGAAAAGGCGCCCACACATTAAGGGTTATTCCTTGA
- the folP gene encoding dihydropteroate synthase, whose amino-acid sequence MLQVSKKTLNIRGKLLDLSLPAVMGILNITPDSFYEGSRMRSEDELLSKAGQMLAEGATMIDVGGYSTRPGAREVGEAEESERVESAVVPLNKNFPELIISVDTFRSQVAKRAIETGAHIVNDVSGGSLDDQMFEVVSNLRVPYVLMHMRGTPQTMNSMTAYNQLVPDILKDLKEKIDRLRALGVADIIMDPGFGFAKNTEQNFELMQQLPEFSLLDCPLLVGISRKATIYKTLGILAGEALNGTSVMNTMALERGASIIRVHDVRPAMEAVKLWRAASSVN is encoded by the coding sequence ATGTTGCAAGTTAGCAAAAAAACGCTCAACATCAGGGGCAAACTCCTTGATCTGTCCTTACCGGCAGTAATGGGAATTCTCAACATTACACCCGATTCATTTTACGAAGGAAGCCGGATGCGGTCTGAGGATGAATTGCTTTCCAAAGCAGGTCAAATGCTGGCAGAAGGCGCTACAATGATCGATGTTGGCGGATATTCCACGCGGCCCGGAGCCAGGGAAGTGGGGGAGGCCGAGGAGTCGGAGCGGGTCGAGTCTGCGGTGGTGCCACTGAATAAGAATTTTCCTGAATTGATCATTTCTGTCGATACATTTCGTTCTCAGGTGGCCAAACGGGCAATAGAAACAGGTGCGCACATCGTTAATGATGTTTCCGGGGGGAGTTTGGATGATCAGATGTTTGAGGTTGTAAGCAACTTGCGCGTTCCATATGTACTCATGCACATGCGCGGGACGCCGCAAACAATGAATTCGATGACGGCTTATAATCAGCTTGTTCCGGATATTTTGAAGGATTTGAAAGAGAAAATTGACAGACTGAGAGCGTTGGGTGTGGCGGATATCATTATGGATCCCGGTTTTGGATTTGCCAAGAATACCGAGCAGAATTTTGAATTAATGCAGCAATTACCTGAATTCAGCTTATTGGATTGCCCGCTTTTGGTTGGCATCTCCCGCAAAGCAACCATTTATAAAACGCTTGGCATTTTAGCCGGGGAGGCCCTGAATGGCACATCCGTGATGAACACAATGGCTTTGGAGCGAGGTGCTTCCATTATTAGAGTGCACGACGTGAGACCGGCCATGGAGGCGGTAAAACTGTGGCGGGCTGCTTCCAGTGTGAATTAA
- the dprA gene encoding DNA-processing protein DprA, producing the protein MLELTEQEKICTLALIHTPGVGAVTIRQLIGHCGGAHKVFQADYRKLIHIPGIAEKVVRAILNKESLDLAEREFDSCNNTATNLHFFTDATYPARLKPLYDSPIVLYSRGHFNFNTARTVGIVGTRQISDYGKSVTETIIKELEPYNALIVSGLAFGVDITAHRACLKYNMPTIGVMASGLDVIYPSSHKKTAFEMLENGGLVTENALATKPDFMRFPARNRIIAGLSDVTIVVESARKGGSLITVEFAQNYHRDVYAVPGMLGSVHSEGCNFLIRDNKASIFTSVEDMATAMGWEQNGDSQEPARPVQMQTSFEGFTQDEGQILALLKQKGTMQVDELAWQAGMHLNKLAALLLNLEFQGMVRSMPGKKYGLI; encoded by the coding sequence ATGTTGGAATTAACAGAACAGGAGAAGATCTGTACACTCGCACTTATCCATACACCCGGAGTGGGCGCCGTTACCATCAGGCAGCTCATCGGCCATTGCGGAGGCGCTCATAAGGTTTTTCAGGCTGATTACAGAAAGCTCATTCACATCCCCGGGATTGCCGAAAAAGTAGTAAGGGCAATTTTAAACAAGGAATCGCTCGATCTGGCAGAAAGGGAATTTGACAGCTGCAACAACACCGCAACCAACCTGCACTTTTTTACAGACGCCACTTATCCGGCCCGACTGAAACCCTTATACGATTCGCCCATTGTGCTTTATTCCCGTGGACATTTCAACTTCAACACGGCACGGACCGTCGGCATCGTCGGGACCCGGCAGATCAGTGATTATGGAAAATCAGTTACGGAAACGATTATCAAAGAACTGGAACCATACAATGCATTGATTGTGAGTGGGCTCGCCTTTGGGGTTGACATTACGGCGCACCGCGCTTGTTTGAAATATAACATGCCGACCATTGGTGTGATGGCCAGCGGCCTTGATGTTATTTATCCTTCTTCTCACAAAAAAACAGCCTTCGAAATGCTTGAAAATGGCGGCCTGGTCACAGAGAATGCATTGGCCACCAAGCCGGATTTCATGAGATTTCCTGCGCGTAACCGAATCATTGCGGGGTTGAGTGATGTTACCATTGTAGTGGAGTCGGCCAGAAAAGGTGGGAGCCTGATTACCGTTGAGTTTGCACAGAATTACCACCGGGATGTTTACGCAGTTCCAGGCATGTTGGGAAGCGTGCATTCAGAAGGATGCAATTTCCTGATCAGGGATAACAAGGCTTCAATTTTCACGTCTGTTGAAGATATGGCAACGGCGATGGGTTGGGAACAGAATGGGGATAGCCAGGAGCCTGCCCGTCCTGTTCAAATGCAGACGAGCTTTGAAGGCTTTACGCAAGATGAAGGGCAAATACTGGCATTACTCAAACAGAAAGGCACAATGCAGGTTGACGAGCTGGCCTGGCAAGCCGGAATGCACCTTAATAAGCTGGCAGCGTTGTTGCTGAACCTTGAATTTCAGGGAATGGTGCGTTCGATGCCGGGTAAAAAATATGGATTAATTTAA
- a CDS encoding AlbA family DNA-binding domain-containing protein — MQEKSIIQIIKEGEGLTTEFKRTIDSAFKIAKTIVSFANTSGGSLLVGISDSGAILGVASELAELKKLETATGKLIEPKLTIRIKSILLDGMKVMQVDVDESSDKPHYAVNEKDMKIIYIRVKDKSIPIPKLLMQGETDADLEKLLTSRHIKTLIAYLREQDSVTAKVFSRIINISEKRAERMLHDLAEKQVLLKISRNKPEAFSLKYAK, encoded by the coding sequence ATGCAGGAAAAAAGCATTATTCAAATCATTAAGGAAGGGGAGGGGCTGACGACCGAGTTCAAAAGGACAATCGACAGCGCATTTAAAATCGCTAAAACCATTGTCTCTTTTGCTAACACGTCGGGCGGCAGTCTGCTGGTCGGGATTTCGGATTCAGGGGCGATTCTGGGTGTTGCGTCGGAGCTGGCTGAGCTGAAGAAACTGGAAACAGCAACAGGCAAACTGATAGAACCGAAGCTGACTATCAGAATCAAATCAATATTGCTGGACGGAATGAAGGTGATGCAGGTTGATGTTGACGAAAGTTCGGATAAGCCGCATTATGCTGTGAATGAAAAGGATATGAAGATTATTTATATCCGCGTGAAGGACAAGAGCATTCCTATTCCTAAATTATTGATGCAGGGGGAAACGGATGCAGACCTGGAAAAACTCCTCACATCCCGCCACATAAAAACATTGATAGCCTATCTCAGGGAACAGGATTCAGTAACGGCCAAGGTTTTTTCCCGCATCATTAATATTTCAGAAAAACGGGCCGAGAGAATGTTGCACGATCTGGCAGAGAAACAGGTGCTGCTGAAAATTTCCCGGAACAAGCCCGAAGCATTCAGTTTGAAATATGCCAAATAA
- a CDS encoding DUF1599 domain-containing protein, which translates to MKSTESEYQEIIQYCQDLFAKKNKDYGTSWRILRIPSLTDQIFIKAQRIRTIQEKGIQKVDEDVSSEFIGIINYCVMALIQIASIEQKQEINDTELTALYNQQVNEVKELLFNKNHDYGEAWRDMRVSSMTDIILMKLLRIKQIEDNQGLTLVSEGVKAGYQDIINYSVFCLIKSNALQTN; encoded by the coding sequence GTGAAATCCACAGAATCGGAATATCAGGAAATCATTCAGTATTGCCAAGATCTTTTCGCAAAAAAAAATAAAGATTACGGAACATCCTGGCGCATTTTACGCATTCCTTCCCTTACCGACCAGATATTCATCAAAGCCCAGCGCATCCGCACCATTCAGGAAAAAGGCATTCAAAAAGTAGACGAAGATGTTTCTTCCGAATTCATCGGAATCATCAATTACTGCGTGATGGCACTGATCCAGATCGCCTCTATCGAGCAGAAGCAGGAGATTAATGACACGGAGCTGACTGCATTATATAATCAGCAAGTGAACGAAGTGAAGGAATTACTGTTTAATAAAAATCATGATTACGGCGAAGCCTGGCGTGATATGCGTGTAAGTTCGATGACGGATATCATTCTCATGAAATTGTTAAGGATCAAACAAATTGAAGATAATCAGGGATTAACACTTGTTTCCGAAGGAGTTAAAGCCGGATATCAGGATATTATCAATTATTCCGTTTTCTGTTTGATCAAATCCAATGCTTTGCAAACCAATTGA
- a CDS encoding FKBP-type peptidyl-prolyl cis-trans isomerase, which translates to MKQAQAGDNVQVHYKGTLTDGQLFDSSEGRDPLNFKLGSGQVIKGFDDGVTGMEIGDKKTIHIPNAEAYGPVNEDMVINFERSQIPADIPLEVGGTLNMHQDGGQVIPVVVKEVTEQHVILDANHPLAGQDLIFELELVGIN; encoded by the coding sequence ATGAAGCAGGCGCAGGCAGGTGACAATGTGCAGGTCCATTACAAAGGGACTCTGACAGACGGACAACTTTTTGATTCTTCGGAAGGACGTGATCCGTTAAATTTCAAGCTGGGAAGCGGCCAAGTTATCAAAGGTTTTGATGATGGCGTTACAGGCATGGAAATCGGTGATAAAAAGACTATTCACATTCCAAATGCAGAAGCTTATGGCCCTGTGAACGAGGATATGGTTATCAATTTCGAACGCTCACAAATTCCAGCCGACATTCCTTTGGAGGTAGGCGGAACGCTTAATATGCATCAGGACGGCGGACAGGTTATTCCTGTTGTTGTGAAAGAAGTTACGGAGCAACATGTTATCCTGGATGCGAATCACCCATTGGCAGGTCAGGATCTGATTTTTGAATTGGAACTGGTTGGGATTAACTAG
- the cdaA gene encoding diadenylate cyclase CdaA, which translates to MRVGFLNINWADVLDVFLVAVLLYQVFTLVRGSIASRVFLGYLFVYVFYLVVKGLGLGLLTAILQYFMGVGAVALIVIFQQEIRRFLLIIGKSTIYTNNGLLKKVMGSSVLDLKGKNLREIVDASKTIASNFTGALIVVNKRDDLSKFVETGELLDARVSKPLLVSLFNQYSELHDGAIIIVDGILKAARCVLPVADGVDVPSSLGFRHRAAMGMSEATDAIVIVISEQTGKISLAVEGELHSNIPYSELENRIEEYLNSDVQRMPK; encoded by the coding sequence ATGCGTGTGGGTTTTTTGAACATCAATTGGGCCGACGTCCTGGATGTTTTTTTGGTGGCCGTTCTTCTTTATCAGGTTTTTACACTTGTCCGTGGAAGCATTGCCAGCCGGGTTTTTCTAGGTTACTTGTTTGTATACGTGTTTTATCTGGTTGTAAAAGGGCTTGGACTAGGCTTACTCACCGCGATTCTGCAATATTTTATGGGCGTCGGTGCCGTGGCATTGATCGTTATTTTTCAACAGGAGATCAGGCGGTTTTTGCTTATCATTGGTAAGTCGACGATTTACACAAATAATGGTTTGTTGAAAAAAGTAATGGGTAGTTCGGTCCTGGATTTGAAAGGCAAAAATCTGAGAGAGATTGTAGATGCTTCCAAAACCATTGCTTCCAACTTTACCGGCGCGTTGATCGTCGTCAACAAGCGGGATGATCTGAGCAAGTTTGTTGAAACAGGTGAATTGCTGGATGCGCGCGTTTCCAAGCCGCTGCTGGTTTCGTTATTTAATCAATACAGCGAGCTGCATGATGGGGCCATTATTATTGTAGATGGTATTTTGAAGGCTGCCCGATGTGTTTTGCCCGTTGCCGATGGCGTTGACGTTCCTTCTTCGTTAGGTTTCCGGCACCGCGCCGCAATGGGGATGAGCGAGGCAACGGACGCCATTGTAATTGTTATTTCAGAGCAAACCGGAAAGATTTCGCTGGCCGTGGAAGGAGAGCTTCACAGCAACATTCCCTATTCCGAACTCGAAAACCGCATCGAAGAATATCTGAATTCCGATGTGCAACGTATGCCCAAGTAA
- the rpsT gene encoding 30S ribosomal protein S20, whose translation MANHKSALKRIRANETKRLRNRYQHKTTRSYIKKLRDTTDKAVAVEVYKTVSSMLDRLAKKNIIHKKKASNQKSKLARLVNSLAVAA comes from the coding sequence ATGGCAAATCATAAATCAGCATTAAAAAGAATCCGCGCTAACGAAACAAAGCGTTTGCGTAATCGCTACCAACACAAAACTACACGTTCATACATAAAGAAATTGCGTGATACGACCGATAAGGCAGTAGCTGTTGAAGTTTACAAAACTGTATCTTCAATGTTGGATCGTTTGGCAAAGAAAAATATCATCCACAAGAAAAAAGCTTCTAACCAGAAGTCGAAATTGGCCAGATTGGTTAATTCACTTGCAGTAGCAGCTTAG
- a CDS encoding BT_3928 family protein has translation MKILAQIARVIVGLLFIFSGLIKLNDPVGTQYKLEEYFEVFATDLPQFHDFFMALVPLALYFSVFLCTAEVVLGIALLVGYKPRTVAWSLLLIITFFTFLTFYSAYFNKVTDCGCFGAAIKLTPWTSFGKDIFLLALILIIVFYRKKFKALPTGIIVVISTVASLGIAVYALRHLPILDLLPYRVGASIPAQLKPSEPLRYLYIFDKGGKEVEFEKYPSDTTLVFKEMVVLNEDAKPKITDYKVWNDAGDYTEETFKGKKLFLIIKNLTDINTAALPDINKLINSVKSKGVEPIVLTSGNSNEIVNFLSAHQLNAPYYYVDATVLKTISRSNPGLWLLKDGVVKGKWHYNDTPEAAEVIELVK, from the coding sequence ATGAAAATCCTTGCTCAGATCGCACGCGTCATTGTTGGCTTACTCTTTATTTTTTCAGGGCTGATCAAGCTCAATGACCCCGTCGGGACCCAATATAAACTGGAAGAGTATTTCGAGGTTTTTGCAACAGACCTGCCCCAATTTCACGATTTTTTCATGGCGCTTGTTCCGCTCGCGCTTTACTTTTCGGTGTTTCTTTGTACAGCGGAAGTGGTTTTAGGCATAGCATTGCTGGTCGGATACAAACCCAGGACAGTAGCCTGGTCGCTCCTGCTGATCATTACCTTTTTTACATTCCTGACATTCTATTCTGCTTATTTTAATAAAGTTACGGATTGCGGATGCTTCGGGGCGGCGATTAAGCTTACGCCCTGGACTTCATTTGGAAAGGACATTTTCCTGCTCGCGCTGATCCTGATCATCGTTTTTTACCGAAAGAAATTCAAAGCATTGCCCACCGGCATTATTGTCGTTATTTCAACCGTCGCCTCCCTGGGCATTGCCGTTTACGCATTGCGACATCTGCCAATACTCGACTTACTTCCCTACCGCGTTGGCGCCAGTATTCCGGCTCAATTAAAACCTTCCGAGCCGTTGCGCTATCTGTATATTTTTGATAAGGGCGGGAAAGAAGTGGAGTTTGAAAAATATCCGAGTGATACCACATTGGTTTTCAAGGAAATGGTCGTCCTGAATGAGGATGCAAAACCAAAAATTACGGATTATAAGGTCTGGAACGATGCAGGCGATTATACTGAGGAGACTTTTAAAGGTAAGAAACTTTTCCTGATCATTAAAAACCTGACAGATATTAATACTGCTGCATTGCCAGACATTAACAAGCTCATTAATAGCGTAAAATCAAAGGGCGTGGAGCCCATTGTTCTGACGTCCGGCAATAGTAATGAGATTGTAAACTTCCTTTCGGCACATCAACTGAATGCTCCCTATTATTACGTGGATGCAACGGTTCTGAAAACCATTTCCAGGTCTAATCCCGGTTTATGGCTCTTGAAAGACGGCGTTGTGAAGGGGAAATGGCATTATAATGACACGCCGGAAGCAGCAGAAGTAATTGAATTGGTAAAATAA
- the proS gene encoding proline--tRNA ligase, producing the protein MSKALPTRSENYSEWYNELVKRADLAENSAVRGCMVIKPYGYSIWEKMQRALDDMFKETGHTNAYFPLFIPKSYLSKEASHVEGFAKECAVVTHYRLKNDPDGKGVIVDPDAKLEEELIVRPTSETVIWSTYKNWIQSYRDLPLLINQWANVVRWEMRTRLFLRTTEFLWQEGHTAHSTSAEAVAETEQMLNIYAQFAEEWMALPVVKGVKTANERFAGAVNTYCIEALMQDGKALQAGTSHFLGQNFANAFDVKFQDKDGKLEYVWGTSWGVSTRLMGALIMAHSDDAGLVLPPKLAPIQVVIVPIYKNEEQLNLISEKATEISKALKKLGISVKFDNSDAYKPGYKFAEYELKGVPVRLAMGARDLENGTVEVARRDTKTKETVSLEGIAEFIQTLLDNIQESIYNKALAFRDENTTKVDSFEEFNQLLDSKGGFILAHWDGTSETEEKIKEETKATIRCIPLNQEQESGVCIYSGKPSAGRVVFARAY; encoded by the coding sequence ATGAGTAAAGCCTTACCAACCCGAAGTGAAAATTACTCCGAATGGTACAATGAGTTAGTAAAAAGGGCCGATCTGGCCGAAAATTCCGCAGTGCGAGGCTGTATGGTAATCAAGCCATATGGCTATTCGATCTGGGAAAAGATGCAGCGCGCATTGGATGACATGTTTAAGGAAACAGGGCATACAAATGCATATTTCCCCCTTTTTATACCCAAATCATACCTCAGCAAAGAAGCTTCTCACGTGGAAGGGTTTGCCAAGGAATGTGCTGTTGTGACACATTACCGCCTTAAAAACGATCCCGATGGAAAAGGAGTCATCGTGGATCCGGATGCGAAACTGGAAGAAGAACTGATCGTTCGCCCCACGTCGGAAACGGTGATTTGGAGCACATATAAGAACTGGATCCAATCTTACCGCGACCTGCCTCTGCTGATTAACCAATGGGCAAATGTGGTGCGCTGGGAAATGCGTACGCGGCTTTTTTTGCGGACCACTGAATTCTTGTGGCAGGAAGGACATACGGCGCATTCAACCTCAGCCGAAGCCGTTGCTGAGACCGAACAAATGCTCAATATCTATGCGCAATTCGCGGAAGAATGGATGGCACTTCCGGTTGTAAAAGGGGTAAAAACGGCAAATGAGCGGTTTGCAGGTGCTGTTAACACCTATTGCATTGAAGCATTAATGCAGGACGGAAAGGCATTGCAAGCTGGAACGTCGCACTTTTTAGGACAAAACTTTGCCAATGCATTCGATGTGAAATTCCAGGACAAGGACGGCAAACTGGAATATGTCTGGGGAACTTCCTGGGGTGTAAGCACGCGGTTAATGGGCGCATTGATCATGGCGCATTCGGATGATGCCGGATTGGTTTTGCCTCCGAAACTGGCGCCTATCCAGGTTGTGATCGTTCCAATTTATAAAAATGAGGAACAATTAAATTTAATTTCAGAAAAAGCAACGGAGATTTCCAAAGCACTTAAAAAACTGGGGATCAGTGTGAAATTTGACAACAGTGATGCATACAAACCTGGTTATAAATTTGCCGAATATGAACTGAAAGGCGTTCCCGTTCGGCTTGCTATGGGCGCACGCGATCTGGAAAACGGAACAGTGGAGGTTGCACGCAGAGATACAAAAACGAAGGAAACCGTTTCCTTGGAAGGCATAGCCGAGTTTATACAAACATTGCTGGACAACATCCAGGAATCTATTTACAACAAGGCACTGGCGTTCCGCGACGAGAACACAACGAAAGTGGATTCCTTTGAGGAGTTCAATCAATTGCTCGATTCCAAAGGTGGGTTCATCCTCGCACACTGGGACGGGACATCGGAAACCGAGGAAAAGATCAAAGAAGAAACAAAGGCCACCATTCGCTGCATTCCTTTGAATCAGGAGCAGGAATCGGGTGTTTGTATTTACTCAGGAAAGCCTTCGGCAGGAAGAGTGGTTTTTGCCCGGGCATATTAA